In Opitutaceae bacterium TAV5, one genomic interval encodes:
- a CDS encoding membrane protein, translating to MNPADSVSGNDTTTPVAAAAGTTGVSLASRFRLPFVLLFLAALGVGGGVYLTSGVTAAETGSPTPPPAPKVTVAPVEQRIVTDHRELLGRVDATETVEVRPRVSGYIDEVRLKSGELVNKGDVLFLIDPRQYRAQVDQATAGVERARVRLSIAEREARRSDALLKARVISVEEADTRSTRVAEARAELLSAEATLATAQLDLEHTEVRAPVSGRVSRAYVTAGNLVSGSPAGATLLTSIVSVGEVYVYADVDEDTVLAFNRLRAAGRIATDKDGRVPVEMQLSDEENFPHRGVIESTDNRIDPATGSLVVRMVFPNTDGRLVPGLFARVRLPVSSPEPSLLVSERAIGTDQNQKFVFTVGTDNTVAYRTVRIGPALDSQRVVRDGLKPGERVIVNGLHRVRPGMTVTPELASDAPAAATAVALR from the coding sequence ATGAATCCAGCCGACTCAGTCTCCGGCAACGACACGACCACACCCGTTGCTGCCGCCGCGGGAACCACCGGGGTTTCCCTCGCTTCCCGCTTCCGTCTGCCATTTGTCCTGCTCTTCCTCGCCGCGCTCGGGGTGGGCGGAGGCGTTTATCTCACCAGTGGCGTGACCGCCGCGGAAACCGGTTCGCCCACTCCCCCGCCGGCGCCCAAGGTCACCGTCGCCCCGGTCGAGCAACGCATCGTCACCGATCACCGCGAACTGCTCGGCCGTGTCGATGCCACCGAAACGGTGGAAGTGCGTCCCCGCGTTTCCGGCTATATCGACGAAGTCCGGCTCAAGTCCGGCGAACTCGTCAACAAGGGCGACGTGCTCTTCCTGATTGACCCGCGCCAGTACCGGGCGCAGGTCGACCAGGCCACGGCCGGGGTCGAACGCGCCCGCGTCCGCCTCAGCATCGCCGAACGCGAGGCACGCCGTTCCGACGCCCTGCTCAAGGCCCGCGTCATCTCGGTCGAGGAAGCCGACACCCGCAGCACCCGCGTCGCCGAGGCCCGCGCCGAACTGCTCTCCGCCGAAGCCACCCTCGCCACCGCACAACTCGACCTCGAACACACCGAGGTGCGCGCACCGGTCAGCGGACGCGTCAGCCGCGCCTACGTCACCGCAGGCAATCTCGTCTCGGGTTCGCCCGCCGGCGCAACCCTGCTGACCTCCATCGTCTCGGTCGGCGAGGTCTATGTGTACGCCGATGTGGACGAGGACACCGTTCTCGCCTTCAACCGCCTCCGCGCCGCCGGCCGCATCGCCACGGACAAGGACGGCCGCGTGCCGGTCGAGATGCAGTTGAGCGACGAGGAAAACTTCCCGCACCGTGGCGTTATCGAATCCACCGACAACCGCATCGATCCCGCCACCGGCAGTCTCGTCGTGCGTATGGTTTTCCCGAATACCGATGGCCGGCTCGTCCCCGGGCTCTTCGCCCGCGTCCGCCTGCCGGTCAGCTCGCCCGAGCCGTCGCTGCTCGTCAGCGAACGCGCCATCGGCACCGACCAGAACCAGAAATTCGTCTTCACGGTCGGCACGGACAACACCGTCGCCTACCGCACCGTCAGGATCGGCCCGGCGCTCGACAGCCAGCGCGTCGTCCGCGACGGCCTCAAGCCCGGCGAGCGTGTCATCGTCAACGGCCTCCATCGTGTGCGCCCCGGCATGACCGTCACGCCGGAACTCGCCAGTGACGCGCCCGCCGCCGCCACCGCCGTCGCACTCAGATAA
- a CDS encoding transporter — MNFSDFFIKRPIFAGVLSIIIFLVGAIALFRLPISEYPEVVPPTVVVRATYSGANPKTISETVAAPLEQAITGVENSLYMFSQATADGVMTLTITFRLGTDLDTAQVQVQNRVAQALPKLPEEVRRVGVTTTKTSPDLLMVVHLFSPDGRYDDIYVRNYATIQVKDVLSRVEGVGEVRLFGSGDYAMRIWLDPGKVAARGLTASDIVAAIREQNVQVAAGAVGQQPAGSRLSETELLINAGGRLITEEEFADIIIKTGPGGERVRLADVARIELGADSYSLRSLLNNKAAVALPIAQLPGSNAIATSDAIRATMADLAKRFPEGLAYDIVYDPTIFVRSSIEAVVHTLIEAIVLVVIVVLLFLQTWRASIIPLAAVPVSLVGTFAAMSALGFSINALSLFGLVLAIGIVVDDAIVVVENVERNIALGHSPVEATRRAMREVTGPIIAVALVLSAVFVPTAFISGLTGQFYKQFALTIAISTVISAFNSLTLSPALSALLLRSHHAPKDRVTRAMDFAFGWFFRPFNRFFEWISQNYSNGVARLLRLSVIALVVYVGLLVVTALLFQKTPAGFVPSQDKQYLVAFTQLPAAASLDRTDAVIRRMSEIALAHPGVANAIEFPGLSINGFTNSPNSGIVFVGLKDFEHRKSKDLSGPAIAQQLQQQFAGIQDGFIAIFPPPAVQGLGSIGGFKLYVQDRSDAGLDSLYAATQDLIGRANQTPGLAGIFSSYTVNTPQLEADIDRARAKTMGVPLQNVFETLQINLGSLYVNDFNRFGRTWQVLAQADADFRDSAEDIRRLKTRNAAGELVPLGSLVKVSETYGPDRVMRYNGYPAAEINGAPAPGTSSGDAEALMEKLAIDTLPQGMATEWTELTFQRIIAGNTGIVIFPLSVLLAFLVLAAQYESFRLPFAVLLIVPMALLSAMAGVWITKGDNNIFTQIGLIVLIGLAAKNAILIVEFAVKLREEGKSITEAAIEASRLRLRPILMTSIAFIAGVFPLVVSTGAGSEMRRAMGVAVFAGMIGVTIFGLFLTPVFYVVLEKLGVKKPKPAHAPDGVASPTIAPETN; from the coding sequence ATGAACTTCTCCGACTTCTTCATCAAGCGCCCGATTTTCGCCGGCGTTTTGTCCATCATCATTTTCCTCGTCGGCGCCATCGCGCTCTTCCGCCTGCCGATCAGTGAATATCCCGAGGTCGTGCCGCCGACCGTCGTGGTCCGTGCCACCTATTCCGGCGCCAACCCGAAAACCATTTCCGAGACCGTCGCCGCGCCGCTCGAACAGGCCATCACCGGCGTCGAGAATTCGCTCTACATGTTCTCGCAGGCCACGGCCGACGGCGTGATGACGCTCACCATCACCTTCCGCCTCGGCACCGACCTCGACACCGCCCAGGTGCAGGTGCAGAACCGCGTCGCCCAGGCGCTGCCCAAGCTGCCGGAGGAAGTCCGTCGTGTCGGTGTCACGACAACGAAAACCTCGCCCGATCTGCTCATGGTCGTGCACCTCTTCTCGCCCGACGGCCGCTACGACGACATCTACGTGCGCAACTACGCCACGATCCAGGTCAAGGACGTGCTCTCCCGCGTCGAGGGCGTCGGCGAGGTCCGGCTCTTCGGCTCGGGCGACTACGCCATGCGCATCTGGCTCGATCCCGGCAAGGTCGCCGCGCGCGGCCTCACCGCCTCCGATATCGTCGCCGCCATCCGCGAGCAAAACGTGCAGGTCGCCGCCGGCGCCGTCGGCCAGCAACCCGCCGGCTCCCGCCTCTCCGAAACCGAACTCCTCATCAACGCCGGCGGCCGCCTCATCACCGAGGAGGAATTCGCCGACATCATCATCAAGACCGGACCCGGCGGAGAGCGCGTCCGCCTCGCCGACGTGGCCCGGATCGAACTCGGCGCCGACAGCTACTCGCTGCGTTCGCTGCTCAACAACAAGGCCGCCGTGGCCCTGCCCATCGCGCAGCTCCCCGGCTCCAACGCCATCGCCACGTCCGACGCCATCCGCGCCACCATGGCCGATCTCGCCAAACGTTTCCCCGAGGGTCTCGCCTACGACATCGTCTACGATCCCACCATCTTCGTGCGCAGCTCCATCGAGGCCGTCGTGCACACCCTGATCGAGGCCATCGTGCTCGTGGTCATCGTGGTGCTCCTTTTCCTGCAAACCTGGCGCGCCTCGATCATCCCGCTCGCCGCCGTGCCCGTCTCGCTCGTCGGCACCTTCGCCGCGATGAGCGCGCTCGGTTTTTCCATCAACGCCCTTTCGCTCTTCGGCCTCGTGCTCGCCATCGGCATCGTGGTGGACGACGCCATCGTCGTGGTCGAAAACGTGGAGCGCAACATCGCCCTCGGCCACTCGCCGGTCGAGGCCACGCGCCGCGCCATGCGCGAGGTCACCGGCCCGATCATCGCCGTCGCGCTCGTGCTCTCCGCCGTGTTCGTGCCGACCGCCTTCATCAGCGGACTCACCGGCCAGTTCTACAAACAGTTCGCGCTCACCATCGCCATCTCGACCGTCATCTCGGCGTTCAATTCGCTGACCCTTTCGCCCGCGCTCAGCGCGCTCCTCCTGCGCTCGCACCACGCGCCGAAAGACCGCGTCACCCGCGCCATGGATTTCGCGTTCGGCTGGTTTTTCCGTCCGTTCAACCGGTTTTTCGAGTGGATCTCCCAAAACTATTCCAACGGCGTTGCCCGCCTCCTGCGCCTCTCCGTCATCGCGCTTGTCGTTTACGTGGGGTTGCTCGTCGTCACCGCGCTCCTCTTCCAGAAGACGCCCGCCGGCTTCGTGCCCTCGCAGGACAAACAATATCTCGTCGCCTTCACCCAGCTCCCCGCCGCCGCCTCGCTCGATCGCACCGACGCCGTCATCCGCCGCATGTCCGAGATCGCGCTCGCGCATCCCGGCGTGGCCAACGCGATCGAGTTCCCCGGCCTTTCGATCAACGGCTTCACCAATTCGCCCAACAGCGGCATCGTCTTCGTCGGCCTCAAGGACTTCGAACACCGCAAGTCGAAGGACCTCTCCGGCCCCGCCATCGCGCAGCAACTCCAGCAACAGTTCGCCGGGATCCAGGACGGTTTCATCGCCATCTTCCCGCCGCCCGCCGTGCAGGGCCTCGGCTCCATCGGCGGCTTCAAGCTCTACGTGCAGGACCGCAGCGACGCCGGCCTCGATTCCCTCTATGCCGCCACGCAGGATCTCATCGGTCGCGCCAACCAGACGCCCGGCCTCGCCGGCATCTTTTCGAGCTACACCGTCAACACGCCGCAGCTCGAGGCCGACATCGACCGCGCCCGCGCCAAGACCATGGGCGTGCCGCTGCAAAACGTCTTCGAGACGCTCCAGATCAACCTCGGCTCGCTCTACGTGAATGACTTCAACCGCTTCGGCCGCACCTGGCAGGTGCTCGCCCAGGCCGATGCCGATTTCCGCGACAGCGCCGAAGACATCCGCCGCCTGAAGACCCGCAACGCCGCCGGCGAACTCGTCCCCCTCGGTTCGCTCGTCAAGGTCAGCGAGACCTACGGACCCGACCGCGTCATGCGTTACAACGGCTATCCCGCCGCCGAGATCAACGGCGCTCCCGCGCCCGGCACCAGCTCCGGCGACGCCGAGGCGCTGATGGAAAAACTCGCCATCGACACCCTCCCGCAGGGCATGGCTACCGAATGGACCGAACTGACCTTCCAGCGTATCATCGCCGGCAATACCGGCATCGTGATTTTCCCGCTCAGCGTGCTGCTCGCCTTCCTCGTGCTGGCCGCCCAGTACGAGAGCTTCCGGCTGCCCTTCGCCGTGCTGCTCATCGTGCCGATGGCGCTGCTCTCTGCCATGGCCGGCGTGTGGATCACGAAAGGCGACAACAACATTTTCACCCAGATCGGCCTGATCGTGCTCATCGGCCTCGCGGCCAAGAACGCGATCCTGATCGTCGAATTCGCGGTGAAACTGCGCGAGGAAGGCAAGAGCATCACCGAGGCCGCCATCGAGGCGTCGCGCCTCCGCCTGCGCCCGATCCTCATGACGAGCATCGCCTTCATCGCCGGCGTCTTCCCGCTGGTCGTCTCGACCGGCGCCGGTTCCGAGATGCGCCGCGCGATGGGCGTGGCGGTCTTTGCCGGCATGATCGGCGTCACGATCTTCGGCCTGTTCCTCACGCCGGTGTTCTACGTCGTCCTGGAAAAGCTCGGTGTGAAAAAACCGAAGCCCGCCCACGCGCCGGACGGGGTGGCATCACCGACCATCGCTCCCGAAACCAACTAG
- a CDS encoding oxidoreductase: MSTVTHKLAGKTALVTGASKGIGAAIARHLAAAGATVVVNYASSREAAERVVSTITAAGGKAIAMQADVSKKPDIDRLFSEAKAAFGRIDILVNNAGIFDFAPLAEVTETHFHRQFDLNVLGLLLASQQAAAQFDPEAGGVIINISSLVSTAAPAGASVYSATKAAVDAISRSLAKELGPRRIRVNSLNPGMVETEGFHAAGFEGSDFQKDVVSRTPLGRIGQPDDIGRVAVFLASDDSGWVTGQSLPVSGGSN; the protein is encoded by the coding sequence ATGAGCACCGTCACACATAAACTCGCAGGAAAAACCGCGCTCGTCACGGGCGCCTCCAAGGGCATCGGCGCCGCCATCGCCCGCCACCTCGCCGCCGCCGGCGCGACTGTTGTTGTCAATTACGCCTCCAGCCGCGAAGCGGCCGAGCGGGTCGTCTCGACCATCACCGCCGCCGGCGGCAAAGCCATCGCCATGCAGGCGGATGTATCGAAAAAACCGGACATCGATCGTCTCTTTTCCGAAGCCAAAGCCGCTTTCGGCCGGATCGACATCCTTGTCAACAACGCCGGCATCTTTGACTTCGCTCCGCTTGCTGAGGTCACCGAAACGCATTTCCACCGGCAGTTCGATCTCAACGTCCTCGGTCTCCTGCTCGCCTCGCAGCAAGCCGCGGCGCAATTCGATCCCGAAGCCGGCGGGGTCATCATCAACATCAGCTCGCTCGTGAGCACGGCCGCTCCCGCCGGCGCATCGGTTTACAGCGCGACCAAGGCCGCGGTGGATGCGATCTCCCGATCACTCGCCAAGGAGCTTGGTCCGCGTCGCATCCGGGTAAACTCACTCAATCCCGGCATGGTCGAAACCGAAGGGTTTCACGCCGCCGGCTTCGAGGGTTCGGATTTCCAGAAGGACGTCGTCTCCCGGACTCCTCTGGGGCGCATCGGTCAACCCGACGATATCGGCCGGGTGGCCGTGTTTCTCGCTTCGGACGACTCCGGCTGGGTCACCGGACAAAGCCTGCCCGTCTCCGGCGGTTCCAACTGA
- a CDS encoding transporter, with amino-acid sequence MSQSRIQTIASPHRSPLQSWLAVLSVALGAFVVVTSEFLPIGLLTDIAAGLHVSDGTAGLMVTIPGLVAALAAPVMAVAAGKVDRRTLVLSLITLLVVSNLVAALAPGFAVMLVARVLFGITLGGFWTVAVALGSRLVPPASMARATTIILAGISIATVIGVPAGALIANFAGWRFAFALVGSIALVVGVAQFFLLPSIRPKQVLGVRQITHLLRNADARNGLFTVAFVIAGHFAAYTYIAPFLKQQTGVNPGMLSTLLLAYGVAGIVGNFAGGAAAARDLRRTLVTVILLMATAILLLPVVGLSPAGASVLVIAWGLTFGAMPVALQLWVFKSAPDALEGGAAMMVSVFQIFIAIGSVAGGIVVDHFGTPAVMWGAGAVSLTALAMVRLSRHAPVIASGERQPHLV; translated from the coding sequence ATGAGTCAATCTCGCATCCAGACCATCGCCAGCCCTCACCGCTCCCCGTTGCAATCGTGGCTCGCGGTGCTGTCCGTCGCGCTCGGCGCGTTCGTCGTGGTCACGTCGGAGTTTTTGCCGATCGGACTGCTGACCGATATCGCGGCGGGTCTTCACGTTTCCGACGGCACCGCCGGTCTTATGGTCACCATTCCCGGCCTCGTCGCGGCCCTCGCCGCGCCGGTCATGGCTGTCGCGGCCGGCAAGGTCGATCGCCGGACGCTGGTGCTGTCGTTGATCACACTGCTCGTCGTCTCCAATCTCGTCGCCGCGCTGGCCCCCGGATTTGCCGTGATGCTGGTCGCGCGGGTCTTGTTCGGCATCACGCTGGGCGGTTTCTGGACCGTTGCCGTCGCGCTCGGCAGCCGGCTCGTGCCGCCGGCGTCGATGGCCCGGGCGACGACTATCATCCTTGCGGGGATCTCGATTGCCACGGTGATCGGTGTGCCGGCCGGCGCGTTGATCGCCAATTTCGCAGGCTGGCGTTTTGCGTTCGCGCTGGTCGGCAGTATCGCGCTGGTGGTCGGCGTGGCGCAGTTTTTCCTGTTGCCGTCCATCCGCCCGAAACAGGTTTTGGGCGTGAGGCAAATCACCCACCTGCTGCGAAACGCCGACGCGCGGAACGGACTATTCACCGTCGCTTTCGTGATCGCCGGGCACTTCGCCGCCTACACTTACATCGCTCCCTTTCTGAAGCAGCAGACGGGCGTGAATCCCGGTATGCTGAGCACACTGCTGCTCGCCTACGGCGTGGCCGGCATCGTCGGCAACTTTGCTGGCGGCGCCGCTGCGGCGCGCGATCTGCGACGCACGCTGGTCACCGTCATCCTGTTGATGGCGACAGCGATCCTGCTTCTTCCGGTTGTCGGGCTGTCTCCGGCCGGCGCCAGCGTTCTGGTGATCGCCTGGGGCCTCACCTTCGGCGCCATGCCGGTCGCCCTTCAGTTGTGGGTGTTCAAATCCGCGCCCGACGCTCTCGAAGGCGGCGCGGCGATGATGGTTTCCGTTTTCCAGATCTTCATCGCCATCGGCTCCGTGGCCGGCGGCATCGTGGTCGATCACTTTGGCACGCCGGCGGTGATGTGGGGCGCCGGCGCTGTCTCGCTGACCGCGCTGGCGATGGTGAGGCTTTCCCGCCATGCTCCGGTGATCGCGTCCGGCGAGCGCCAGCCGCATCTGGTTTAG
- a CDS encoding FAD-binding protein yields MPSPSAVSASPVPTPPALLAQLAKIFPAARLLHTPEDLLAYSYDGTAALQALPAAVVLAKTPQEISALLRLANTPGATFPVITRGSGTGLSGGSLPVPGAVVLCTTQMDAILETDSANLTLFAECGAITQKIAETAAAAGLFYPPDPGSGKISTIGGNVAENSGGLRGLKYGVTRDYVMGIEVVLASGDIAWFGSKCVKDVAGYSMRDIFIGSEGTLGVITKVLLKLVPKPAAKRTLLALYNTMEAAADTVSAIIAQKIIPCTLEFLDQTTARCVEDYAHVGLPTDAAAVLLMETDGPASVVETEAAAMREIALACGATSVQIAADEAESLRLAAARRVAFSALARVSPTTILEDATVPRSELAKMVRFCRECADRHHLRVGIFGHMGDGNLHPTFLTDERNTEEMHRVEAAMKEIFEYALSLGGTITGEHGVGVAKKAFLTKQYSSASLDAMRTLKRAFDPAGVLNPGKIFDL; encoded by the coding sequence ATGCCCTCACCCTCCGCTGTCTCCGCCTCGCCGGTGCCCACTCCACCGGCGCTCCTCGCGCAACTCGCAAAAATCTTCCCGGCCGCACGTCTCCTGCACACGCCCGAAGACCTCCTCGCCTACAGCTACGATGGCACTGCCGCCCTCCAGGCGCTGCCTGCCGCCGTGGTTCTCGCCAAAACCCCGCAGGAAATCTCCGCCCTGCTCAGGCTCGCCAACACGCCCGGCGCCACGTTTCCGGTCATCACCCGCGGCTCCGGTACCGGCCTCAGCGGAGGCAGCCTGCCCGTCCCCGGCGCGGTCGTCCTCTGTACCACGCAAATGGATGCGATTCTCGAAACCGACAGCGCCAACCTCACGCTCTTCGCCGAGTGCGGCGCCATCACCCAAAAAATCGCCGAAACCGCCGCCGCCGCCGGGCTTTTTTATCCACCCGATCCCGGCTCCGGAAAAATCTCCACCATCGGCGGCAACGTCGCCGAAAACTCCGGTGGCCTGCGCGGCCTCAAGTACGGCGTGACCCGCGACTACGTCATGGGCATCGAGGTCGTCCTCGCCAGCGGCGACATCGCCTGGTTCGGCTCCAAATGCGTGAAGGACGTCGCCGGCTACTCGATGCGCGACATTTTTATCGGCAGCGAAGGCACGCTCGGCGTCATCACCAAAGTCCTCCTCAAGCTCGTGCCCAAACCCGCCGCCAAGCGCACGCTCCTCGCGCTCTACAACACGATGGAAGCCGCGGCCGATACGGTATCCGCCATCATCGCGCAAAAAATCATCCCCTGCACGCTCGAGTTTCTTGACCAGACGACCGCCCGTTGCGTCGAGGACTACGCGCATGTCGGCCTGCCCACCGACGCCGCCGCCGTGCTGCTCATGGAGACCGATGGCCCTGCCTCCGTCGTCGAGACCGAGGCCGCTGCCATGCGCGAGATCGCCCTCGCCTGTGGCGCGACTTCCGTGCAGATCGCCGCCGACGAGGCCGAGTCGCTCCGCCTCGCCGCCGCCCGCCGCGTGGCGTTTTCCGCGCTCGCCCGTGTTTCGCCGACCACGATCCTTGAAGACGCCACCGTCCCGCGCAGCGAGCTTGCGAAGATGGTGAGATTTTGCCGGGAGTGCGCCGACCGGCATCACCTGCGTGTCGGCATTTTCGGGCACATGGGCGACGGCAACCTGCACCCGACTTTTCTCACCGACGAACGCAACACGGAGGAAATGCACCGCGTGGAAGCCGCGATGAAGGAAATCTTCGAGTACGCACTCAGCCTCGGCGGCACGATCACCGGCGAACACGGCGTGGGCGTGGCGAAAAAGGCGTTCCTGACGAAGCAGTACTCCAGCGCCAGCCTCGATGCGATGCGCACGCTCAAACGCGCCTTCGATCCGGCAGGCGTGCTCAATCCCGGAAAAATATTCGATCTGTGA
- a CDS encoding ribulokinase, with the protein MATPLFLGIDVGTGSARAGLFTENGRMLASASRAIRMWKPRPDFVEQSSDDIWAACGEAVRESLKKAGAKPEQVQGIGFDATCSLVAVDAVGQPVTVSPDGNDAQNVIVWMDHRAIDQAARINATEHAVLRYVGGVISPEMETPKLLWLKENLPETWRRAARFFDLPDFLTWRATGDDTRSLCSLVCKWTYLGHRGLDGAGWDESYFREIGLGDLAAERFLRIGTRVRPMGEPVGRGLTEKAARELGLVPGIAVGVSIIDAHAGGLGMLGAPLGNKKTTTAALGARLALIGGTSSCHMAVSPEPRFIKGIWGPYFSAMIPGLWLTEGGQSATGALIDHIIFSHAAAAGLQEEAKKQGRTIYELLNERLDALAAAEKATGAIRHPAELTRELHVQPDFHGNRSPRANPTLRGAISGLTLSATADDLARQYLAAIQAVAYGTRHILEEMNRKGYAIRTLFVCGGGTKNPVFLREHADITGCKLVLPKEPEAVLLGSAVLGAVASGRHESVVAAMNAMNVAGQTLAPAAGAVRAYHEKKYEVFQRMHRDFLGYRRLMTPAGKRRK; encoded by the coding sequence ATGGCTACTCCTCTCTTCCTCGGCATCGACGTCGGCACGGGCAGCGCCCGCGCCGGGCTTTTTACGGAAAACGGCCGCATGCTCGCCTCGGCCAGCCGCGCCATCCGGATGTGGAAACCGCGTCCGGATTTTGTCGAACAATCCTCCGACGACATCTGGGCGGCCTGCGGCGAGGCCGTGCGCGAGTCCCTGAAAAAGGCCGGTGCAAAACCGGAGCAGGTGCAGGGCATCGGTTTCGACGCGACGTGTTCGCTGGTCGCGGTGGACGCCGTGGGGCAGCCGGTGACGGTGAGCCCGGACGGCAACGACGCACAAAACGTCATCGTCTGGATGGATCATCGCGCCATCGACCAGGCGGCGCGGATCAACGCGACGGAGCATGCGGTGCTGCGTTATGTGGGCGGGGTGATTTCACCCGAGATGGAGACACCGAAGCTGCTTTGGCTGAAGGAAAACCTGCCCGAAACCTGGCGGCGGGCGGCACGCTTTTTCGATCTGCCGGATTTCCTCACCTGGCGGGCCACGGGCGACGACACGCGTTCGCTCTGTTCGCTCGTCTGCAAGTGGACCTACCTCGGCCATCGCGGCCTCGACGGCGCAGGCTGGGACGAGAGTTATTTCCGCGAAATCGGCCTCGGCGATCTGGCGGCGGAGCGTTTCCTGCGGATCGGCACGCGGGTGCGCCCGATGGGCGAACCGGTGGGGCGCGGGCTCACGGAAAAGGCGGCCCGCGAACTCGGGCTGGTGCCGGGAATCGCGGTGGGCGTCTCGATCATCGACGCGCACGCGGGCGGACTCGGCATGCTGGGCGCTCCGCTCGGTAACAAAAAAACCACGACGGCGGCGCTCGGCGCGCGCCTGGCGCTGATCGGCGGTACGTCGTCGTGCCACATGGCGGTGTCCCCGGAGCCGCGGTTCATCAAGGGCATCTGGGGTCCGTATTTTTCGGCGATGATTCCCGGCCTGTGGCTGACCGAGGGCGGGCAGTCGGCGACGGGGGCGCTCATCGACCACATCATTTTCTCGCACGCGGCGGCGGCCGGATTGCAGGAGGAAGCGAAAAAACAGGGACGCACGATCTACGAACTGCTCAACGAACGGCTGGATGCGCTGGCGGCAGCGGAAAAGGCGACCGGCGCGATCCGGCATCCGGCGGAGCTGACGCGCGAACTCCACGTGCAGCCGGATTTTCACGGCAACCGTTCACCCCGCGCCAATCCGACACTGCGCGGCGCGATCAGCGGGCTGACGCTCTCCGCCACGGCGGACGATCTGGCGCGCCAGTATCTGGCGGCGATCCAGGCGGTGGCGTACGGTACGCGGCACATTCTGGAGGAGATGAACCGGAAGGGCTATGCCATCCGCACGCTGTTTGTCTGCGGAGGCGGGACCAAAAATCCGGTCTTCCTGCGTGAGCATGCGGATATCACCGGCTGCAAGCTCGTGCTGCCGAAAGAGCCGGAAGCGGTGCTGCTCGGCTCGGCGGTGCTGGGTGCGGTGGCGTCCGGCCGTCACGAATCGGTTGTCGCGGCGATGAACGCGATGAACGTGGCCGGCCAGACGCTGGCTCCGGCAGCGGGAGCGGTCCGCGCGTATCACGAGAAAAAGTACGAGGTTTTCCAGCGGATGCACCGTGATTTCCTCGGGTATCGGCGGCTCATGACGCCGGCCGGCAAGAGGCGGAAGTAA